In a single window of the Ruminococcus albus 7 = DSM 20455 genome:
- a CDS encoding HpcH/HpaI aldolase/citrate lyase family protein, with amino-acid sequence MRHHLYNPDFKFISPPEDFNKYTDRELLQYCLGATMYMPGTKDFTPKILSGAMPGLTTVVLCFEDACPEDSVEAAEKNVYRLLDTVAFATEQGTLSPDKVPLIFVRIRNLEQFSHFAQGLNKRRSKVLCGINFPKFNSVNGEGYFSLLRELNEKLGDILYGMPIIESPEVAYKESRMTELLGIKNILDKYRDLVLQVRVGGTDFSSVFGVRRGVDHSIYDILTVRECLCDIINVCGRNNDYVISGPVWEYFRAPKELMFGELPTHSLDDCLLKRQTIVNSEIDGLLREVILDKANGFIGRTVIHPSHVRFVNALMAVTKEEYDDACMILGNKAGGVVKGSGSNKMNEIRPHTNWAVKIYMRARAFGVIENQRAYVKLFSTTDIGHV; translated from the coding sequence TTTTGCAGTACTGCCTTGGTGCCACCATGTATATGCCCGGTACTAAGGACTTCACCCCGAAGATACTCAGCGGTGCTATGCCGGGGCTTACCACCGTGGTGCTGTGCTTTGAAGATGCCTGTCCCGAGGATAGTGTCGAGGCTGCCGAAAAAAATGTCTACCGACTGCTGGATACAGTCGCATTCGCTACCGAACAGGGCACGCTTTCTCCGGATAAAGTTCCGCTGATATTCGTCAGGATCAGGAATCTTGAACAGTTCAGCCACTTCGCTCAGGGTCTGAACAAGCGCAGATCAAAAGTGCTGTGCGGCATTAATTTCCCGAAATTCAATTCCGTTAACGGCGAAGGCTACTTCTCACTTCTCAGAGAGCTTAACGAAAAACTCGGTGATATCCTCTACGGTATGCCCATTATCGAAAGCCCCGAGGTAGCCTATAAGGAAAGCCGCATGACCGAACTGCTCGGTATAAAGAATATCCTCGACAAATACCGCGATCTGGTACTGCAGGTGCGCGTCGGCGGTACGGATTTTTCGTCGGTATTCGGCGTAAGACGCGGCGTTGACCATTCAATATACGATATACTCACCGTCCGCGAATGCCTGTGCGATATAATCAATGTGTGCGGCAGAAATAATGACTACGTCATATCGGGCCCCGTGTGGGAATACTTCCGCGCCCCGAAAGAGCTTATGTTCGGTGAATTACCTACCCACAGCCTCGATGATTGCCTGCTCAAAAGACAGACTATCGTCAACAGCGAGATCGACGGCCTTCTCCGCGAAGTCATACTCGATAAAGCCAACGGCTTCATCGGCAGAACAGTCATACACCCCTCCCACGTCAGGTTCGTAAATGCCCTCATGGCTGTCACCAAAGAGGAATACGACGATGCCTGTATGATACTCGGCAATAAGGCCGGCGGAGTTGTCAAAGGCTCGGGCAGTAATAAAATGAACGAGATCCGCCCCCACACAAACTGGGCAGTAAAAATATATATGAGAGCCCGCGCCTTCGGCGTTATCGAAAATCAACGCGCCTACGTAAAACTCTTCTCCACAACCGACATCGGTCACGTATAA
- a CDS encoding CAP domain-containing protein, with the protein MVKKIIALAAAAVMSVGCISASAATYGKVDINLDGKVNVTDLSMLSAYIKGKKAIYTSVVSSADLNRDGRVNVTDISMLASYVKGGTKARETTMSQLAKELAVLVNNERRSRGLTAYVYSSELSAAASKRAQEISKVFDHKRPDGRDCFTVLPEYGISITSAGENIAYGQDSPKSAFNGFMNSAPHRSSILDANKKYLGVGVYRDGNGTLYWVQLFASGSGMSGSQV; encoded by the coding sequence ATGGTAAAGAAGATCATCGCATTAGCTGCTGCGGCAGTTATGAGTGTCGGGTGCATTTCGGCGAGCGCTGCGACATACGGCAAGGTAGATATCAATCTGGACGGAAAAGTAAATGTAACGGATCTGTCGATGCTTTCAGCCTATATCAAGGGCAAAAAGGCGATATATACAAGTGTTGTTTCCTCAGCCGATCTTAATCGCGACGGCAGAGTGAATGTCACGGATATATCCATGCTGGCTTCATACGTCAAGGGCGGTACAAAAGCCCGTGAGACCACTATGAGTCAGCTTGCTAAAGAACTGGCTGTGCTTGTGAACAATGAGCGCAGATCACGCGGATTGACTGCTTATGTTTATTCATCCGAGCTGAGCGCTGCTGCCTCAAAGAGAGCACAGGAGATCTCAAAGGTGTTTGACCACAAAAGACCCGACGGCAGGGATTGCTTCACGGTGCTGCCCGAATACGGTATAAGTATTACTTCAGCAGGTGAGAACATAGCCTATGGTCAGGATTCGCCAAAAAGCGCTTTCAACGGCTTCATGAATTCCGCTCCCCACCGTTCAAGTATACTTGATGCCAATAAGAAGTATCTTGGCGTAGGCGTTTACCGCGACGGCAACGGTACTCTCTACTGGGTGCAGCTTTTCGCAAGCGGCAGCGGTATGTCCGGCTCGCAGGTGTAA
- the asnS gene encoding asparagine--tRNA ligase: MKHIDIKEVLTNKELIGQQVTVCGWVRTSRNSKNVAFVELNDGTSLKNIQIVIDKADDPDYKDIPRVGCSLKVTGALVEGRNAAEINVTPADITLLGDCPQDYPLQKKGHTLEFLRTMPHLRGRTNTFNAVMRIRSVLAQAIHQYYQERNFVYVNTPLITGSDCEGAGEMFRVTTIGYSTEYKTEDDYDAADFFGRRAGLSVSGQLEGEMAATAMGKIYTFGPSFRAENSNTPKHLAEFWHVEPEIAFAELEDVIEVAEDMVKHVIGTVLEKCPDEIAFFDAHFEKGLKARLEELISHEFGRVTYTEAIELLKKSGEKFVYPVDWGCDLQTEHERYLSEKVFKKAVFVTDYPKDIKSFYMKQNPDGKTVAAVDLLVPGVGEIIGGSEREADYDKLIAAMKERNMNLDLYSDYLDLRKFGTVPHGGFGLGFERLIMYVTGVQNIRDVIMFPRTVGSIR; encoded by the coding sequence ATGAAACATATCGACATTAAGGAAGTACTTACAAACAAGGAACTTATCGGACAGCAGGTAACAGTCTGCGGTTGGGTAAGAACATCAAGAAATTCTAAGAACGTGGCTTTCGTTGAACTCAACGACGGCACATCACTGAAAAATATCCAGATAGTTATCGACAAGGCTGACGACCCCGATTATAAGGATATCCCCCGTGTGGGCTGTTCCCTGAAAGTTACGGGCGCACTTGTTGAAGGCAGAAACGCTGCCGAGATAAATGTTACCCCCGCAGATATCACTCTGCTGGGCGACTGCCCTCAGGATTATCCTCTGCAGAAGAAGGGTCACACCCTTGAATTTCTGCGTACAATGCCCCACCTCCGCGGCAGAACAAACACCTTCAACGCAGTTATGAGGATACGTTCCGTACTGGCACAGGCTATACATCAGTATTATCAGGAAAGAAACTTCGTTTACGTCAACACTCCTCTGATAACAGGTTCTGACTGTGAGGGCGCAGGCGAGATGTTCCGCGTAACAACCATAGGTTACTCCACCGAGTACAAGACCGAGGACGATTACGATGCAGCTGATTTCTTCGGCAGAAGAGCAGGACTTTCCGTTTCCGGTCAGCTTGAGGGCGAAATGGCTGCTACCGCTATGGGTAAGATATACACCTTCGGACCCTCTTTCAGAGCAGAGAACTCCAACACCCCCAAGCACCTTGCTGAGTTCTGGCACGTTGAGCCCGAGATAGCTTTCGCTGAACTGGAAGACGTTATCGAGGTAGCCGAGGATATGGTAAAGCACGTTATCGGTACCGTACTTGAAAAGTGCCCCGATGAGATAGCTTTCTTTGACGCACACTTTGAAAAGGGTCTGAAAGCAAGACTTGAAGAACTCATCAGCCACGAATTCGGCAGAGTTACTTATACTGAGGCTATCGAACTGCTGAAAAAGTCTGGCGAGAAGTTCGTATATCCCGTTGACTGGGGCTGCGACCTCCAGACCGAGCACGAGAGATACCTCTCCGAAAAGGTATTCAAGAAGGCTGTATTCGTTACCGATTACCCCAAGGATATCAAGAGCTTCTACATGAAGCAGAACCCCGACGGCAAGACCGTTGCAGCAGTTGACCTTCTTGTTCCCGGCGTCGGCGAGATAATCGGCGGCAGCGAGAGAGAGGCTGATTACGATAAGCTCATCGCCGCTATGAAGGAGAGAAATATGAACCTCGACCTGTACAGCGATTACCTCGACCTGAGAAAGTTCGGTACCGTTCCCCACGGCGGCTTCGGTCTGGGCTTTGAAAGACTTATCATGTACGTAACAGGCGTACAGAACATCAGAGACGTAATTATGTTCCCCAGAACTGTTGGTTCTATCAGATAA
- the asnA gene encoding aspartate--ammonia ligase: MSKSLYLPEGYTSALSLRETQHAIKYIKDVFQQALSIQLMLDRVSAPLIVRQGSGINDDLNGVERKVDFDIKEIEGKAEVVQSLAKWKRMALYRYGYQAGEGIYTDMNAIRRDDDTDNLHSIFVDQWDWEKVIRRDQRTEDFLKDTVKCVVKAIVYTKRKVSLRYPQLKNTVSEDVFFVTTQELEDMYPDKTSKERERLITKEHGTVFIMKIGGKLKSGEKHDGRAPDYDDWSLNGDIFFWNEVLDNAIEISSMGIRVDEKSLASQLKEAGAEDRMQYDYHKMIANGTLPLTIGGGIGQSRLCMLLLEKAHIGEVQSSIWPEDMIEKCAEKGITLL; this comes from the coding sequence ATGTCAAAATCACTTTATCTGCCTGAGGGCTATACCTCGGCACTGTCGCTGAGAGAAACTCAGCACGCTATCAAGTACATAAAAGATGTATTCCAGCAGGCACTTTCCATACAGCTTATGCTGGACAGAGTATCCGCACCCCTTATTGTAAGACAAGGCAGCGGTATAAACGACGACCTCAACGGCGTTGAGCGCAAGGTTGATTTCGATATCAAGGAGATCGAAGGCAAGGCTGAGGTAGTACAGTCACTGGCTAAGTGGAAGAGAATGGCTCTCTACCGCTACGGATATCAGGCAGGCGAGGGCATATACACCGATATGAACGCTATCCGCCGCGATGACGATACCGACAACCTCCACTCCATTTTCGTTGACCAGTGGGACTGGGAAAAGGTCATCAGACGTGACCAGCGCACCGAGGATTTCCTGAAAGATACCGTTAAGTGCGTAGTCAAGGCGATAGTATACACCAAGAGAAAGGTCAGCCTGAGATATCCCCAGCTGAAAAACACAGTAAGCGAAGACGTATTCTTTGTGACCACACAGGAACTTGAAGATATGTACCCCGACAAGACCTCCAAGGAGAGAGAAAGACTCATCACCAAGGAGCATGGTACAGTATTCATAATGAAGATAGGCGGCAAGCTGAAGAGCGGAGAAAAGCACGACGGCAGAGCCCCCGACTACGATGACTGGTCACTGAACGGCGATATCTTCTTCTGGAACGAGGTACTTGACAACGCTATCGAGATATCCTCTATGGGTATCCGTGTTGATGAAAAGTCACTGGCTTCACAGCTGAAAGAAGCAGGCGCTGAGGACAGGATGCAGTATGACTATCACAAGATGATAGCAAACGGCACACTTCCCCTGACCATAGGCGGCGGTATCGGTCAGTCCAGACTTTGTATGCTTCTGCTTGAAAAGGCACACATCGGTGAGGTACAGTCCAGCATCTGGCCTGAGGATATGATAGAAAAGTGCGCAGAAAAAGGCATAACCCTCCTCTAG
- a CDS encoding ABC transporter ATP-binding protein, which produces MAAVLQARGLCKTYIVNKRQNNVLKNIDLTINEGEMTAVMGPSGSGKSTLLYCLSGMDRVTSGKVNFCGREITGLGEKELAELRLDEMGFIFQQMYMMKNLSVLDNIILPAVSSKKLRESRKQTEERGRTLMRKLGIAEIENNDINEVSGGQLQRACICRSIINTPKMIFADEPTGALNRASSDEVMDELTTLNRSGTTIMCVTHDPKVAAKCSRVLFIVDGGIMGEKMLGSFDSEKEDIRDRERDLNNWLMELGW; this is translated from the coding sequence ATGGCTGCAGTATTACAGGCAAGGGGTCTTTGCAAGACTTACATAGTGAACAAGCGTCAGAACAACGTACTTAAAAATATCGACCTTACCATAAATGAGGGTGAGATGACGGCTGTAATGGGGCCATCGGGCTCGGGCAAAAGTACGCTGCTGTACTGTCTTTCCGGCATGGACAGAGTTACTTCGGGAAAGGTGAACTTCTGCGGCAGGGAGATAACAGGACTCGGTGAAAAAGAGCTTGCCGAGCTCAGGCTTGACGAAATGGGATTCATATTCCAGCAGATGTACATGATGAAGAACCTTTCGGTGCTTGACAATATTATACTGCCTGCGGTAAGCTCCAAGAAGCTCCGCGAGAGCAGAAAGCAGACTGAGGAGCGCGGCAGAACGCTGATGCGTAAGCTGGGCATAGCGGAGATAGAAAACAACGACATCAACGAAGTATCCGGAGGACAGCTGCAGAGAGCCTGTATATGCAGGAGCATTATAAATACCCCGAAGATGATATTTGCTGACGAACCCACAGGCGCCCTCAACCGCGCAAGCTCAGACGAGGTAATGGATGAGCTTACCACGCTGAACCGCAGCGGTACTACTATCATGTGTGTTACACACGATCCTAAGGTGGCTGCTAAGTGCAGCAGGGTACTGTTCATTGTGGACGGCGGCATCATGGGTGAGAAGATGCTCGGCAGTTTCGACAGTGAGAAGGAAGACATTCGGGACAGGGAAAGAGATCTGAACAACTGGCTGATGGAACTGGGCTGGTAA
- a CDS encoding response regulator transcription factor, with amino-acid sequence MTDILIVEDDIELSSLLTDFLRAEGYTVSAVESGDRALQLFERYGARLVVLDINLPDVNGFAVCSKLREQADTPILIVSCRTDKDDKLNGFGLGADDYIEKPYDIDILIAKIKGIFKRRYQLDTISADGVKLNLADRTAEIDGEAVELTVKEFDLLTLLVQNKDKVLKKEYLFNNVWGSDSDSEMQTLHVHINRLRQKLGDDPKSAKRLLTVWGVGYKFV; translated from the coding sequence ATGACGGATATACTTATTGTAGAAGATGATATTGAGCTTTCCTCTTTGCTGACGGATTTTCTTCGTGCGGAGGGATACACGGTCTCAGCTGTGGAAAGCGGTGACAGGGCTTTACAGCTTTTTGAGAGATACGGTGCAAGGCTGGTGGTACTGGATATAAATCTGCCTGATGTGAACGGGTTCGCGGTATGTTCAAAACTCAGGGAGCAGGCTGATACGCCCATACTCATCGTAAGCTGCCGTACAGACAAGGATGACAAGCTGAACGGCTTCGGTCTCGGGGCGGATGACTATATCGAAAAGCCCTACGATATCGACATACTTATAGCAAAGATCAAGGGCATATTCAAGCGAAGATATCAGCTGGATACCATATCTGCCGACGGCGTGAAGCTTAACCTGGCTGACAGAACCGCCGAGATAGACGGTGAGGCAGTTGAGCTGACGGTAAAGGAGTTCGACCTGCTGACACTGCTGGTACAGAACAAGGACAAGGTACTGAAAAAGGAATATCTGTTCAATAATGTATGGGGCAGCGACAGCGATTCGGAGATGCAGACACTTCATGTGCATATCAACCGTCTGCGGCAGAAGCTGGGTGATGACCCGAAGAGCGCAAAGCGTCTGCTGACAGTATGGGGCGTGGGGTACAAGTTCGTATGA
- a CDS encoding HAMP domain-containing sensor histidine kinase has protein sequence MSAFKKLSAVVVVLFIALAVFLNHEISRQSTVTNGIYRLEAKRLADDIEDTGSYDISEYPHITGVFTEDDGDLYSSNNSYVIVEADGRLYRVEYDMYNSSQILLITDIVLVGMIAVLAVLLLYIHRNIIKPFGRLNDVPKELAKGNLAVPLPEEKSRFFGQFTWGVNLLRESIEDKRNKELTMQKDKKLLLLSLSHDIKTPLSAIKLNAKALSRGLYKDAEKQREAAEHINARADEIENFVSRITKASSEDFMEFEVSMGEEFLSSILSRIEARYKPQLELTHTEFVINEYDDCILSCDGDRIAECLQNLIENAIKYGDGKRIEICFDTMDGCELVTVKNTGCAIEAKELPQIFESFHRGSNAGNIRGNGLGLFICRKLMALMGGEVYADIKDECFLVTLVVRLA, from the coding sequence ATGAGTGCATTCAAAAAGCTTTCAGCGGTAGTAGTGGTACTGTTCATAGCGCTGGCAGTATTCCTGAACCATGAGATATCAAGGCAGAGCACCGTTACAAACGGCATATACCGACTGGAAGCAAAGCGGCTGGCAGACGATATTGAAGATACGGGAAGCTATGATATTTCTGAGTATCCACATATAACAGGGGTATTCACCGAGGATGACGGGGATCTGTACTCATCTAACAACAGCTATGTTATAGTGGAAGCAGACGGAAGACTCTACCGCGTTGAATACGATATGTACAACAGCTCACAGATACTGCTGATAACGGATATAGTACTTGTCGGGATGATCGCAGTGCTGGCGGTACTGCTTTTATACATCCACAGGAATATAATAAAGCCCTTCGGCAGGCTCAACGATGTACCCAAGGAGCTTGCAAAAGGAAATCTGGCAGTGCCCCTGCCTGAAGAAAAGAGCAGGTTCTTCGGGCAGTTCACATGGGGAGTAAATCTGCTGAGGGAGAGCATTGAGGATAAGCGAAACAAAGAACTTACTATGCAGAAGGACAAAAAGCTCCTGCTGCTGTCACTTTCACACGATATCAAAACTCCCCTTTCGGCTATCAAGCTGAATGCAAAGGCTCTGTCGAGAGGATTATACAAGGACGCGGAAAAACAGCGTGAGGCTGCTGAACATATCAACGCACGTGCAGACGAGATAGAAAACTTCGTTAGCAGGATAACCAAGGCATCCAGCGAGGACTTTATGGAATTTGAGGTGAGCATGGGTGAGGAATTCCTGAGCAGCATACTATCAAGGATAGAGGCAAGATACAAGCCGCAGCTGGAACTTACACATACTGAATTTGTGATAAACGAGTATGACGACTGCATACTCAGCTGCGACGGTGACAGGATAGCGGAATGTTTGCAGAACCTAATAGAAAATGCCATAAAATACGGTGACGGCAAACGGATAGAGATATGCTTCGACACCATGGACGGCTGTGAACTTGTAACAGTAAAAAACACAGGCTGTGCTATTGAAGCTAAAGAACTGCCGCAGATATTTGAAAGCTTTCACCGCGGCAGCAACGCAGGCAATATACGCGGCAACGGTCTGGGGCTGTTTATATGCCGCAAGCTTATGGCACTTATGGGGGGCGAGGTATATGCGGATATCAAGGACGAATGCTTTCTTGTGACGCTGGTGGTCAGGCTTGCATAA
- a CDS encoding T6SS immunity protein Tdi1 domain-containing protein: MIEDFVKVKDVDKETIEKYRGKLPDEYLEIWQEHGYCTFYNGYLKIIDPEEYQALLERSYFLGNVSIPIMATAFGDIITWEKDEFLGIVKYRYGDNDVIQARFKYFMMDVEFGELDEEFFTIEQYDEAVEKYGELEYDECFGYVPLLALGGNESVNNLKKVKMKEHIALIYNMVGEI; the protein is encoded by the coding sequence ATGATCGAAGATTTTGTAAAAGTAAAAGACGTAGACAAAGAGACCATAGAGAAGTACCGCGGCAAACTGCCCGATGAATATCTGGAGATATGGCAGGAACATGGCTACTGCACATTCTATAACGGCTATCTGAAGATAATTGACCCGGAAGAATATCAGGCACTGCTTGAAAGATCTTATTTTCTTGGGAACGTTTCGATACCTATAATGGCGACTGCTTTCGGTGATATTATAACATGGGAGAAAGACGAATTTCTTGGTATCGTCAAATACAGATACGGTGACAATGATGTTATCCAGGCGAGATTCAAGTATTTTATGATGGACGTTGAGTTCGGTGAACTTGATGAAGAATTTTTCACTATTGAACAATACGATGAAGCTGTAGAAAAATACGGCGAACTTGAATACGATGAATGTTTCGGTTATGTTCCTCTGCTTGCACTGGGCGGAAATGAATCTGTAAACAACCTGAAAAAAGTGAAGATGAAAGAACATATAGCACTCATCTATAACATGGTCGGTGAGATATAA